The sequence ATCCTGGCCGGTGGCGTGCGGGACATGGCCGATTGGGTGAACAAGTTGTACGGCCAGGCCTTCGCCGCCGTCTATGTCCAACCCGGCGCGAAGGTCGCCGTCCATCTCGAAAAGCCGCTCGCCATCGATTTCGATCCCGAAGGCCGCAAGGTCGATCACCGCGCAGGAGAAAGCCATGCTCTCGAACTTGAATAAGGGCCTGGCGCTGGCTCTTGCCGTCGCGGTGCTCGGCGGCTGCGCCACCAGTAAGGAAAAGCTGCTGCCGCACGGCGACAGCACAATGATGGACATCTGGCAGACCAACGCCGGCGACGGCGGCGGTGGCGCCGGCCAAGTGGCGCGCAGGCAATTGCTCGATGCACGCCAGAGCCTGCGCCGGCCGCTGACCGACGCCGACGTGCAGGCCGCGCCCGCCGAGCAGATGCGCTACACGCGGACCGCGCGCAACGAGGTCTATCGCCAGTTCCAGCGTCTGCCCAATCCCGACCTGGTGATGTACGTGTACCCGCATCTGGCGGGCACGGACCCCGTGCCGGTTCCGGGCTACACGACGGTCTTCCCCCTCTACCAGCGCGTGCAGTACGCCATGCCGGGCGAGCGCGTGGAGGACTACTGATGCGCTGGAAACTCCCCTGGCCGAAGCTGGCCGCATCCGGCGCTGGCGAGGACGAGCAGCCGGACGGCTGGCAGCGCCACGTCGAGACCTTGCGACAGGCCGGCATCCCTGAACCCGGCGCGGCGGTCCAGGACCGCAGGCCGGCGACCTTGGCAGACGAGCAGGCGCTGTACGACGTCGCGCCGTCCTTCACGGAACTGCTGCCTTGGGTGGAGTTTCTGCCCCAATCGAAGTCCATGCTGCTGGAGGACGGGCAATCGGTCGCGG is a genomic window of Pseudomonas knackmussii B13 containing:
- a CDS encoding TIGR03751 family conjugal transfer lipoprotein; amino-acid sequence: MLSNLNKGLALALAVAVLGGCATSKEKLLPHGDSTMMDIWQTNAGDGGGGAGQVARRQLLDARQSLRRPLTDADVQAAPAEQMRYTRTARNEVYRQFQRLPNPDLVMYVYPHLAGTDPVPVPGYTTVFPLYQRVQYAMPGERVEDY